The Nitrobacter hamburgensis X14 sequence CCTGCTTGATGGCCTCGTTGCTGCTCATCTCCATCACCGAATGAAATTCTACGCCGTGACGCGAAAAATGCCGCTCTGCCGCATTGCGCGTGCCCGAGCCAGGCTCGCGGGTAATGAAGCGCTGGCGACCCAGTTGCTCCAGTGGAATCTGCCGGCTTTTGGCCAGGGGATGCGCGGGCGAGGCGATGACCACCAGCGGGTTGTCGAGGAACCCGCGCGCGACGAGCTCGGCATCCTCTCGCGGTTGCCCCATGATGGCCAGATCCTGGTTCGACGCCGAGAGCATCTCGAGGATGTGTGTCTGGTTGGACACCTGCAGCCGCACCTGCACCTTGGCGTGGCAGGCGCAGAACGCTGCAATCAGCTTGGGCATGAAGTAGTTGGCCGTGCTGGCCACAGTGAGGTCGAGTTCCCCGCGATGGATGCCACGGAACTCCTCCATCGCAGACTTGAGGTCGCGCATCTTGGCGCTGATGAGCGTGGCGTGGCGATGCAACTCGCGACCGGCGTCGGTCGGCTGGATCTGCTTTCCGACGTGGTCGAACAGCGGCACGCCGATCTGCTCTTCTAGGTGCCGCATCTGCATCGAGACCGCCGGCTGGGTCAGGTGCAGCGCGTCGGCTGCGCGCGTAAAGCTCTGCTGACGCACCACCGCGTCGAAGATCTGGAGCTGTCTGAGGGTCAGATGCATGGCGAATACATAAGCGATTCTAATGCACTCAATAAAAAATAACAATTGGTGTTTATTATATCATCTTTTATGCTCAGCACTCGTTAATAACTGGAAACGATACGATCTTTTACGCTTCTCATCGGCTTTTTGAGGAAGACAGCTCCAAGATCGACCGCCGCTAGTCCGGAAGCCCCATAGGTCGCCGATCAGATGGGTGTCCAGTTCGGTGTCGGGAAGCGGGTGCCCCATGATCGCGAAGCGCATAGCCACGGAAGGTCTGACGCATCTCCTGGCGATTGACGATCGTCAGACTAACGTCATTCCCGGATAGAGCTTCAAGAAGGAGCTGATCGCAGATGGGACGAAATAGTTGCGGTGCTGACCGCGCCGACATCGCGAAGCTTTGAGATCAAGAAATATTGGTTCGATGAAGGATGATGAAGGATATTGAAATTGTACTGTTTGGCATGTGCGGCCGAGGGGGAGACTGAATGAGCCACGAGCTGACGTTACAACAACGGTTGGAAGTACAAGCGGGTCCAGATCCGCTTCACCGAGCTGTAAAGGAAGCCGTAGCTGCACTTGCGCAGGCTGCGATCGATATTTCCGATCTGACGTGCCGCGGCGCGTTGGCCGGGATCACCGGAGAGGCACAAGGACGCAACACCGACGGGGATATTCAGAAGGATCTCGATGTTCGCGCCGATCAAATCATCCGCGACGCTCTCAGTGCCCTGCCGATCGCCGTGCTTGCCTCGGAGGAAATGGCGGAGCTGGACATTCTGAAT is a genomic window containing:
- a CDS encoding LysR family transcriptional regulator encodes the protein MHLTLRQLQIFDAVVRQQSFTRAADALHLTQPAVSMQMRHLEEQIGVPLFDHVGKQIQPTDAGRELHRHATLISAKMRDLKSAMEEFRGIHRGELDLTVASTANYFMPKLIAAFCACHAKVQVRLQVSNQTHILEMLSASNQDLAIMGQPREDAELVARGFLDNPLVVIASPAHPLAKSRQIPLEQLGRQRFITREPGSGTRNAAERHFSRHGVEFHSVMEMSSNEAIKQAVDAGLGLGILSLHTLELELAMRRLVILDVESFPLVRQWFVVHRKGKRLSAVAQSFLAFLTQQARPLTSPKHPQPTPLRHELGQAADLDVADENHP